The Vicia villosa cultivar HV-30 ecotype Madison, WI unplaced genomic scaffold, Vvil1.0 ctg.000210F_1_1_2_unsc, whole genome shotgun sequence genome has a window encoding:
- the LOC131625366 gene encoding non-specific lipid-transfer protein A-like, which yields MKNLSLILIFLVLLLLNTEQGNALDCGQVQSSVHPCEAYLLKGANEPSAGCCSGVRSIKSSATTVDERRAACECLEKFANKYPNVRDDLIASVPVRCGVDLGYPISKAMNCNDIP from the exons ATGAAGAATTTGAGTTTGATTCTAATATTTCTAGTCCTATTGCTCCTAAATACCGAGCAAGGGAATGCTCTTGATTGCGGACAAGTACAGTCATCTGTGCACCCTTGTGAGGCATATCTCCTCAAAGGTGCTAACGAGCCATCAGCTGGTTGTTGCAGTGGCGTTAGATCTATAAAATCTTCGGCAACCACTGTTGATGAACGACGTGCTGCATGTGAGTGCTTGGAAAAATTTGCTAACAAGTACCCTAACGTTAGAGATGATTTAATTGCCTCAGTTCCAGTACGTTGCGGTGTTGACTTAGGTTATCCTATAAGCAAAGCCATGAATTGCAATGA CATTCCTTGA